The genomic window GGCGGCTGTCGTTGCCGCCTGCCATCGATCCAGGGCATTTTCCCGGCCCGCAGTTCATCGACTGGGCCGGGCAACAGATCTGGCTGCGCGGTGATCACCCAGTCGAGTCGTTGCGCACGCAGGCTCAACGATCGGGCGGCAGTGTGAGTTGTTTTCGCAACGCGCCAGCAGGCACGAGCGCTTTTCAGCCCCTCGATGCGGTGCAGTCACGGCTTCACCAACGACTGAAAAAAGCCTTTGACCCGCAGGCGATCTTTAATCCCGGCCGGCTCTACCCCGATCTTGAGGAGCCTTGATTATGCAAACCAATCTCGCTGACTTCATAAAAGAGACCGCCGCGGGCCAGGAAGCTGATGACATTCTGCGCAAATGTACGCACTGCGGATTTTGTCTCGCTCATTGTCCGACCTATCGCCTCCTCGGTGACGAGCTGGATAGCCCCCGGGGGCGGATTTACCAAATCAAGCAAGTCCTTGAGGGTGAGCCCGCGACTGAGAGCATTCAGCTGCACCTGGACCGCTGCCTGACCTGTCGGGCGTGCGAAACCACCTGCCCATCTGGGGTCGAATACGGTCGTCTCGCCGATCTGGGCCGGGAGATTGTCGAAACGCAGGTGCCACGAACCGCCCCTCAGGGAGGCTTACGCTGGGCACTGCGCACCGTCCTGCCGCGGCCCCGGTTATTCGGCGCTCTACTCAGCCTCGGTCGGCTCAGCCGGCCACTGGTCCCGACGATGCTGCGCAAAAAAATTCGCCCCCGACGCGCTCCACCCGCGTGGCCACGGACAAACCAGCATGAGCGCTTTGTGCTCATGCTCGAAGGCTGTGTGCAGCCTGCTCTGGAACCGCCTTTGAACCCACAGACTGCGCGTCTGCTCGATGAGCTCGGGATCGGCGTGAAGCGCACCCAAGACGCGGGTTGCTGTGGCGCGATTGATCAGCACTTGGGGGCTCCCGATAAAGCCAGGGCCCGTATTCAACACAATATTGATGCATGGTGGCCGTTGGTTGAAGCTGGCGCCGAAGCCATCGTTGTCAATGCCAGTGGCTGCGGTGCGCAGGTGAAAGACTATGCGCACCTTCTGGCAGACGATCCGACCTATGCCCATAAAGCGCAGCGTATCAGTGAGCTCGCTGTCGACCCCATCGAGTTACTCGAGCGCTACGCCGAGCGTCTGGCACCGGCGGCCGATGCGCCGCGGCGGATCGCCTTTCAAACGCCGTGCACCCTACAGCATGCCCAGCAGCTTGGGGGCCGCGTTGACGCACTTTTAACCACAATTGGTTTTGAGCTTACGCCTGTGCCTGACTCCCATATCTGCTGTGGCTCGGCCGGCACCTACTCGGTCCTTCAGCCTGCCCTTGCTGAGCAGTTGCGTGAACAAAAACTCGATAACCTAGCGACCGGTTCACCGGAGATGATTGCCACGGCCAACATTGGCTGCCTGGCTCATCTTGATGAGGCTGCCAGCGTGCCGGTCAGACACTGGTTGGAGCTGATACAGGCAGCATAGGGGCGTATCGCTCACTCGCGTAGTCATGAGCTACCCCCATTGCGGACCGGCCATCAACTGTCTGGCCGGCAACAGGAAGACCAATGACCCAACCCGCTCACGGTAACCCCCACGGATCGGATCGCTCCCTGAGCGCCGCCGTCCGCGACCTTGTCACCACGATCGAACCCATCAGCGGCTACCACCGGGTCGCCCTGCACGCGGCGCTGGGGCAGATCCTGGCCGAGCCCCTGCGCACGGCCGTCTCAGTACCGGCCCACGACAACTCGGCGGTCGACGGCTATGCACTTCGGCATGCCGATGACGACTTCGCTCAGCTCCGAATCGTGGGCACCGCCGCTGCCGGCCATCCCTACTCCGGCACGCTCGGCGCGGGCGAGTGTGTGCGCATCATGACCGGGGCGGTCGTACCGGCCGGCGCCGACGCGGTGGTGATGCAGGAGCGCGTCCGCCGCGATGGCGATCACATCACGACCACGCAGTGGCCCGTGGCGGGCAACAGTATCCGACGGGCCGGCGAAGATCTGCAGGCCGGTGACTGCATTCTCGAGGCGGAGCGACGGCTCACGGCGGCGGATCTGGGGGTCATTGCTTCCACCGGTCAGGCTGAGCTCAACGTCAAGCGGCCGTTGCGCGTCGCGTTCTTCTCCACCGGCGATGAGCTGCGCGGTGTCGGTGAGCCCCTTGGCCCGGGTGAGATCCACGACAGCAACCGCTACAGCCTCTACGGCATGCTCACGCAACTCGGCGTCGAGGTGATGGATCTGGGCACGATCCGGGATGACCCCGAAACCCTGGCCGGCGCCCTGCGCCAGGGTGCGCGCGACGCTGACGCGATCGTGACCTCCGGCGGTGTCTCGGTCGGCGATACCGACC from Spiribacter curvatus includes these protein-coding regions:
- the glcF gene encoding glycolate oxidase subunit GlcF — protein: MQTNLADFIKETAAGQEADDILRKCTHCGFCLAHCPTYRLLGDELDSPRGRIYQIKQVLEGEPATESIQLHLDRCLTCRACETTCPSGVEYGRLADLGREIVETQVPRTAPQGGLRWALRTVLPRPRLFGALLSLGRLSRPLVPTMLRKKIRPRRAPPAWPRTNQHERFVLMLEGCVQPALEPPLNPQTARLLDELGIGVKRTQDAGCCGAIDQHLGAPDKARARIQHNIDAWWPLVEAGAEAIVVNASGCGAQVKDYAHLLADDPTYAHKAQRISELAVDPIELLERYAERLAPAADAPRRIAFQTPCTLQHAQQLGGRVDALLTTIGFELTPVPDSHICCGSAGTYSVLQPALAEQLREQKLDNLATGSPEMIATANIGCLAHLDEAASVPVRHWLELIQAA
- the glp gene encoding gephyrin-like molybdotransferase Glp produces the protein MTQPAHGNPHGSDRSLSAAVRDLVTTIEPISGYHRVALHAALGQILAEPLRTAVSVPAHDNSAVDGYALRHADDDFAQLRIVGTAAAGHPYSGTLGAGECVRIMTGAVVPAGADAVVMQERVRRDGDHITTTQWPVAGNSIRRAGEDLQAGDCILEAERRLTAADLGVIASTGQAELNVKRPLRVAFFSTGDELRGVGEPLGPGEIHDSNRYSLYGMLTQLGVEVMDLGTIRDDPETLAGALRQGARDADAIVTSGGVSVGDTDHLPSLLGEYGELLFGSIAMKPGRPVTVGRFDAAWYFGLPGNPVSVMTTFTQLVTPALRRLAGEAQRPARRMRVTTQSPLGKTPGRQDFQRGRLVEGGDGQLEVVSVGHQGSGVLRSMSEADCFIVLPAERGSVEQGEIVEVEPFAAPLLV